Proteins encoded within one genomic window of Flavobacterium gilvum:
- a CDS encoding low molecular weight protein-tyrosine-phosphatase, translated as MPVKILMVCLGNICRSPLAEGILASKLPNDTFFVDSAGTGSWHIGHTPDRRSIETAKKNGLDITTQRGRQFSINDFDSFDYIYVMDNNNYRDVIHLAQNDSQKEKVQLILDAVFPNENVDVPDPYYGTANGFDMVYQMLDEACEVIAKRLMTKHH; from the coding sequence ATGCCCGTCAAAATCTTAATGGTTTGCCTAGGCAATATATGTCGTTCTCCATTGGCAGAAGGGATATTAGCCTCCAAACTTCCTAATGATACTTTTTTTGTGGATTCTGCAGGAACAGGTTCCTGGCATATCGGCCACACACCAGATCGCCGCTCCATAGAAACAGCCAAAAAAAACGGTCTGGATATTACCACCCAAAGAGGCCGACAATTCTCTATAAACGACTTTGATTCCTTCGATTACATTTATGTAATGGACAACAACAACTACAGAGACGTTATTCATCTTGCACAAAACGACAGCCAAAAAGAAAAAGTACAACTTATACTTGATGCTGTATTCCCAAATGAAAATGTAGACGTTCCCGATCCTTATTATGGAACTGCGAATGGCTTTGATATGGTTTACCAAATGCTGGACGAAGCTTGTGAAGTTATTGCAAAAAGACTGATGACCAAACACCACTAG
- the dnaA gene encoding chromosomal replication initiator protein DnaA, which translates to MNKTAQSVWENCLSFIKDNIQDQAYKTWFEPIKSVELTDNALYIQVPSKFFYEWLEEHYVKLLKVALTKELGKNAKLLYKIKMENTYGNKQPFTEQLPSANRAPMKAQEVDAPFKNLNPELKNPFVIPGIRNLKIESQLNPNYSFDNFLEGDSNRLARSAGMAVANKPGGTSFNPLLIFGGVGLGKTHLAHAIGVEIKDKYPEKTVLYISAEIFTQQYIDSVKKNNRNDFIHFYQLIDVLIIDDVQFLSGKSGTQDVFFHIFNYLHQNGKQVILTSDKAPVDMQDIEQRLLSRFKWGLSAELHQPDYETRISILKNILYRDGVEMPDDIIEYVARNIKSNVRELEGAIISLIAQSSFNKKEVTIELAKSVVEKFVKNVKREISIDYIQKIVSDYFQLDIETLQSKTRKRHVVQARQLAMFFAKKFTKASLANIGSQIGDRDHATVLHACKTVDNLVATDKQFKKYVEDINSKLTL; encoded by the coding sequence ATGAACAAGACTGCACAATCAGTATGGGAAAACTGTCTGTCCTTCATAAAGGACAATATTCAAGACCAGGCCTACAAAACTTGGTTCGAACCAATTAAATCAGTTGAACTTACCGATAATGCATTGTATATCCAAGTGCCAAGTAAATTTTTCTACGAATGGCTGGAAGAACACTATGTTAAATTATTAAAAGTGGCGCTTACCAAAGAACTTGGAAAAAACGCAAAGTTACTCTATAAAATTAAAATGGAAAACACTTATGGCAATAAACAACCGTTTACGGAACAGTTGCCAAGTGCCAATAGAGCACCTATGAAGGCCCAAGAAGTAGATGCGCCATTTAAAAATCTAAATCCAGAATTAAAAAATCCTTTTGTCATTCCTGGTATTCGAAATTTAAAAATCGAATCCCAATTAAATCCTAATTACAGTTTTGACAATTTCCTGGAAGGAGATTCTAATAGATTGGCTCGTTCTGCAGGTATGGCTGTCGCCAATAAACCTGGCGGTACGTCTTTTAACCCATTATTAATTTTTGGTGGTGTTGGATTAGGAAAAACACACTTAGCGCACGCTATTGGTGTAGAAATCAAAGACAAATATCCTGAAAAAACTGTTTTATATATCTCTGCCGAAATTTTCACACAACAATATATCGATTCGGTTAAGAAAAATAACCGAAATGATTTTATTCATTTCTATCAGTTAATCGATGTTTTAATTATCGACGATGTTCAGTTCCTTTCTGGAAAATCAGGAACACAAGATGTATTTTTCCATATTTTCAATTACTTGCACCAAAACGGAAAACAGGTTATCCTAACTTCAGACAAGGCTCCTGTTGACATGCAAGATATCGAACAACGCTTATTGTCCCGTTTCAAATGGGGGTTATCTGCCGAGTTGCACCAACCGGATTATGAAACTAGAATTTCAATCTTAAAAAACATTCTATATCGTGATGGTGTAGAAATGCCGGACGATATTATTGAATACGTGGCACGCAACATCAAATCAAACGTTCGTGAATTGGAAGGTGCCATTATTTCATTGATTGCACAATCTTCTTTCAACAAAAAAGAAGTTACTATCGAACTTGCAAAAAGCGTCGTAGAAAAATTTGTAAAAAACGTAAAGAGGGAAATCTCCATCGATTATATTCAAAAAATTGTTTCCGACTATTTCCAATTGGACATTGAAACTTTACAATCCAAGACAAGAAAAAGACACGTTGTACAAGCGAGGCAATTGGCAATGTTTTTTGCCAAAAAATTCACCAAAGCCTCACTTGCCAATATCGGTTCACAAATAGGAGACCGCGACCACGCCACAGTATTACACGCCTGCAAAACAGTTGATAACCTTGTAGCAACCGACAAACAATTCAAAAAATACGTCGAGGATATTAATTCAAAATTAACGCTCTAA
- a CDS encoding pectate lyase family protein: protein MKKILLLSILLLSACSSGGDNSTQNPDPIQNPNPIPNPKIVIEGFGAAATGGGNATPITVSDYNSFKTALTSTNSVILVSGIIDCPFTSVLLNDKTIIGLPGAKLRNLQITPGNSSLSAANSGILNIKAGSNNVIIRNLIFEGPGAYDVDGNDNLTNEGTNVWVDHCEFQDGMDGNFDNKGKADNITISWCKFTYLKAPTSGGSGGTADHRFTDLVGSSATDFPADGHYSITFQNCYWAEGCKERMPRARNAELHILNCYYKTSVTGSLAIGLGGGNKNTTCYVENSNFETIGNVYKDYTSTDGGTVGIAFDGCLNRVSSVTGTVSKPTYTYTVIPITDVAFKVSNSTNGAGATLNVTTKGVVSSN from the coding sequence ATGAAAAAAATATTACTATTAAGCATCTTACTATTAAGTGCTTGCAGCAGTGGCGGTGATAACTCTACTCAAAACCCTGATCCAATTCAAAACCCTAATCCAATCCCAAATCCCAAAATAGTAATTGAAGGATTTGGTGCCGCTGCTACAGGAGGAGGCAATGCCACTCCAATAACGGTTTCAGACTATAATTCCTTCAAAACTGCACTTACTTCAACAAATTCGGTAATTTTAGTTTCAGGCATCATTGACTGTCCCTTTACCAGCGTGCTGCTTAACGACAAAACCATTATAGGTTTGCCAGGAGCAAAACTAAGGAACCTACAGATAACGCCCGGAAATTCTTCTCTTTCAGCAGCCAATTCTGGAATTCTTAATATAAAAGCAGGCTCGAATAACGTTATTATCCGAAATCTTATTTTTGAGGGTCCAGGAGCCTATGATGTTGACGGGAATGACAATCTTACTAACGAAGGAACAAATGTCTGGGTAGATCATTGCGAGTTTCAAGACGGAATGGATGGCAATTTTGACAACAAAGGAAAAGCAGACAACATAACCATTTCTTGGTGTAAATTCACCTATTTAAAAGCACCGACATCCGGTGGATCTGGAGGTACTGCCGACCACCGTTTTACTGATTTGGTAGGTTCTTCTGCAACTGATTTTCCTGCAGATGGTCATTATAGCATCACTTTTCAAAACTGCTATTGGGCCGAAGGATGCAAAGAAAGAATGCCACGCGCCCGTAATGCAGAATTACATATTTTGAACTGTTATTATAAAACTTCGGTAACTGGATCTTTGGCTATAGGTCTAGGCGGCGGAAACAAAAACACCACTTGTTATGTAGAAAACAGCAATTTTGAAACCATCGGTAACGTTTATAAAGACTACACCTCAACAGATGGTGGAACAGTCGGGATTGCATTTGACGGTTGCCTTAACAGAGTGAGTTCTGTAACAGGAACGGTTTCAAAACCTACTTACACCTATACCGTAATACCCATAACCGACGTTGCTTTCAAAGTGTCAAATTCCACCAATGGCGCTGGAGCCACTCTGAATGTCACAACAAAAGGTGTTGTCTCAAGCAACTAA
- a CDS encoding SAM-dependent methyltransferase — MKTAPLLGKLYLIPTTMGDCDPMDVFPQTIKRCVDLIDYYVVENDKTARKSIKLVCPEKKQSELKLFVLNKHTETQDYKDFIKPLLDGKNMGLMSEAGCPGVADPGAVIVKLAHEKGIQVIPLVGPSSILLAMMASGMNGQSFTFHGYLPIEKDEKKASLKSLERISFEKNQSQIFIETPYRNNKLLEDLIQTLHPETHLCIATDITLPTEYIKTKKISAWKKETVDLHKRPTIFIIHKM; from the coding sequence ATGAAAACAGCGCCTCTACTCGGAAAACTCTACTTAATCCCAACTACTATGGGTGATTGTGACCCTATGGATGTTTTTCCGCAAACCATAAAAAGATGCGTGGATCTAATCGATTATTATGTGGTTGAAAACGACAAAACAGCCCGAAAATCCATAAAATTGGTATGTCCGGAGAAAAAACAATCCGAATTAAAACTTTTTGTACTCAACAAACACACAGAAACCCAAGATTATAAGGATTTTATAAAACCCCTTCTCGACGGTAAAAACATGGGACTTATGAGCGAAGCGGGTTGCCCTGGCGTTGCCGATCCCGGCGCGGTTATCGTAAAACTAGCACACGAAAAAGGGATTCAAGTTATCCCTCTTGTTGGTCCATCTTCTATATTGCTGGCTATGATGGCTTCTGGAATGAACGGTCAAAGCTTTACTTTTCATGGTTATCTGCCTATTGAAAAAGACGAAAAGAAAGCTTCTCTCAAAAGTTTGGAACGAATCTCTTTTGAAAAAAATCAATCTCAGATTTTTATCGAAACCCCGTATCGCAACAATAAATTACTGGAAGATTTAATCCAGACATTACATCCTGAAACGCATTTATGCATTGCCACAGACATTACTTTGCCAACGGAATACATCAAAACAAAGAAAATTTCGGCATGGAAAAAAGAAACAGTTGACTTACACAAACGCCCCACCATTTTCATCATACATAAAATGTAA